The genomic segment GCTTCCAAGTACTTTCTTTGTTAACTGGCTTTGCCAGTGTTACTTCAATGCTAGCTCCATCAATGCACTTTCCATTCATTACAGACATAGCAGCAACTGCATCTTCTCGgtggaaaaaatgaacaaaagcaTAGTCTCTCAGCTTCTTCACACGTTCAACTACTCCTGGCTTGAACTTGTTGAATTCAGCTTTAATTGTTTCTTCTGTAGTAGACATCATTAAATTTCTAACATATAATACTTTAACTCTCTGCATTGTCTCTTCATCAACTTCTTTCTCTGGGTCTGCCCAGTCTACTTGAATAGTATGACCCCAGAGCTGGAATGTTCCTACAGCAAAGAAGCATTATATCAATAAGAAATGTGCAGAGGAAAACAATTCTTATCAACTATCTCTAGAAAAAGCAAACATGATGCATGCCACATGAAAGggtctttttttgttgtctgcATCTACTTAagcaaaatatgtaaaatattactACTTGAAATTATTAAGGAAAGTAAGAATCTgcaaaaattcaaaatgttcTATCTGTACCCTTTGGGTTCATTAAGCACCATAAGCTGTGAAAACAGAGACTTTGTGATTCTGAaacatgtatatacacacatatataaagcAATCATAACCAACATATTATTTTTACTAGCTAGTAAACACAGCATCTTTGATAATATCACCACCTCAACACATAAGGTCAGTACCTGTAAAAAGTCATTTAAATGTCTATGCACTGGCACAAGCCTTACTCTATGTTGCAGCAGACACCAAAATcataaatttaaaaaccaaatcaaaacaacaaagcacCTTGTTATCATTTCAAGCCAACATTTTGAGTATTACACAACTAGTTTATTTTACATTCAGTGACCTGGCCACGCTACTCCGATTACTTTGCAAGGCCTATGTAAATCTTAGGTAACACTCCTCCTTTACACTGTGTCGGCGATTAACTCAAGATGCCTAAATCTTAGCCTTAATGCAGGGAGTTTTATCTTTCATTTCAACAAGACCAATGCTGTATTATCTGTTTTAATTACTTTGCTTCTCCAACTATATTGTTTCATTTCCTccctatttattttctcttccagaaTTTACCTTTTTAAGTGTACTTTTACCTAttcccttctctttcagtaTATTTAATCCCCTCTATTTTCTCTCAAAAGGTATAAAATAAGGTACAAAGAAAAAGTCATCTTCTACTTGTTAaactcttaaaattattttctagtaGAAAATTAAAGACCtactttcaaatgttttaaaaatatgaaacaacAATGATAACACTCATGACgctcaaagaaaataaaggacaCATTccaaatattgcattttttaagctcagcttttaagaaaattcacatgcaaatgaaaactgaatGTGTGcccaaagaaaaacataactTGGTGTAAATTAGAGAAACTTGTGTTTATAAAACAGATGTCTGCTCTTTCATTCTCAGAAAGGTTTAAATTattgcttcttaaaaaaaaaaaacacacacacacacacaaaaaaaaaaacaaacaaaaaccccaccccaaaacaaacaaacaaaacccaccacacccATAAAACCCAACCCCAACTCaaactcaagaaaaaaataaaatcctcccTTAAAAAAACCAGGGATGATCCACCATTCCAACCCCGCAAAATGGAGACATTCTCCTTCCCAAAACTCCATTTAATTACAAACAGGTTTACCTGGGATAAGCCGCCTTCTAGCCATCGCAGCTGCTCTGTGAGATTCATATTCTACAAATGCAAAGCCAcgatttttggttttgtcagtGGCATTTGGATAAACAATGACATCCACCACTCCTTCTGTaacttttttcatttcatttagtatttcatctttcttcttttcttttggaattGCTCCAATAAAGAGTCTGCAGTTGTCCAGACTTACGCAGACACCAATAAATTTCCCTGGACGAATTTCATAATTATTCAGAAATTTGATGGCTAGCTGGGCTTCCTCTTTAGTAGTGTACATCACAAAAGCATAGCCTCGATTCTCACCACTGAATTCCATCATCAGTCTGAACTCATAGATCTTCCCAGCTCTCTCGAAAACAGGAACTAATTCATCTTCATACATATCACGAGGAATCTTACCCACAAAAACTTCACATCCACGAGGTGGTGGAGGACCTTCCCAACCTTAAAATAAAGTGTCCAACAACAATCTTAGTACAAATGCCAGACAGACACACTTTCCCCCCCCATAATTTGGATGCAGGAGTTATTTGTTTTTACTCCCAATTTAAAACTCATCCACGATTTAATTCTCATTTTTGTTATGTATACATTTAAAATGACACAAGCCcacattttgtatttcttttaattccatcttctgtttctttctctggaaTCTTTACAACAACCCACTGAACCTggtattatttaaaatgttggtAGGCTTGCTATAAGATATACATTTCAATACTTTTCTGCCCCTTAAAATTGTATGTCAGTTATTAATACGACTGATAGGTGCTAACTGAGAAAGAACTTAAGCTGTATTTTCTACTCTAACATTTTAAAGTTGCAAATGTTTGTCTATACTTCTTGCccatattttaagaaattttgGTCATGGTTCCCagtacagtttttatttttccttgtcatAATTCATTTGTTtgagctttggttttgttttgctttttggtttggggagaggttttttgtgttgtggtttggttttttttgttgttttgttttgtttgtttttgtgttttttgtttggggtttttttgtttgtttttttgtttttaattagacAGACAAATCACACTCAAGTTTCAAAGGCAGACAGTCAAATCATCACTAACCGCTTTTTCTAAAGCTTTGACAAGCAAGGTTCTCTGCAAGAAAGAACGCAAGTACAAAACTGgtcaaaaaaaagaacacaaaatgtGGTAAGCAAGTagtaatatgaaataaaaagcataaagaGGCAAGATGAAAAAATTACTGCTGACAAGTTAAAAGAAGaagttaattaaatattttactttggcTTGAAGTTcagaataaattatatttaggTGATTTtgtaattaacttttttttttccttcatgtaaGTATCAAAGAGCACATAATTTACTctacaaatttttttttaacaaaattggGAAATTTTTCCCTTCTCACATAATAAATTTTCATCTATGTGCTGTACACTAAGAACCACATGGAACACAGGAAAGCTACCAAGGCATCAGAATTGACATGCATTTGGAGCCACACTGCCATGGCTGATCTAGGAAAAAGTATGGGTCTGTTCCATGtaacatttattattttcagctttataaatatttatgacCGCTTCAACTGAGGTCTGACTGGATGCAGCAAGTGAGGCAGTTTCCAAGTTAGTACTGCCATCACTCACAAACACCAGTCAGTTGCCCACATTAAAAAAGCATAAACAAACAGTACACCATTTAGGAGCTCCAAAGACAAAAGCAACTGCACACCTTAATCAAGAAAAAAGGAGGCTATTCTTGATTGTGTATGGAAGTCATTAAATTAAATAACAAGGTTCTTGTTTATTAACTAGACAAACATTAACTATCATCCTCAGCCTGATAACTGATTAAACAGTGATTCTCAGCAAGTAAAAGCCATCTACCATTCAAAAAAACCCGCCTTCTAATTTTAAAGCTACAATACTCAGCCTTACAGCAAATTACTGCCAACCGGGAGTAAATTATTACTCCTGATTTAGAAAAAGCCTGGTCTGTGCCACATTTGCCAATAAGCAGCATGTATTTGACAGAGCAAACACGAAGCAGTTCACCAAAAGCACCATTCCTCAAGCAGTTACCAACTGACCAAAGAGTTTCCTTGACTAGATATTCAATCGATCACTGGACGATTATGGGATTCATTTTTTTGCAGCAGTTCAAGTAATCAAACTTCAATCAACGTTACAGTTATAATCCTCTCACTGTTAGTAAGATCCGTGCTGTCTCAAATTTTCTTCCATGTCATTCTAATGACTTGCATACCTAATGACATCATTATGTCATCAGCAATCTAAGCAAATGACCCaaacaaagcaatgaaatatcactttttttttttttaaacactgtacGGATACATTTTCAATGAGTGGCATAATCTGAACAAGAACTGTGCTGCTGCCAATTGAGGTTGAAAAATAGTATCATTTTTATGGTAATTTTGAGCTAAATCAGCTTCTTGCTCTGGACACCTGCCAGTCTGATAAACAAGATGGTAGcaaaaaaaacagagctgaCAGTGAAACCTTCTCTTTTGGCAGCAACACAAGCTTATAGAAACCACAACTTAAACAAGCAAAATTCACAATGAAACTCTTCATTTACAAACAGTAATTGCAATTTCTTACAAACTATCTCAAACATTCAAGTCTCAGCTGGCCTAGAAAACCATTTATAGCAACTCAAGGTAATTTCCAGCCTAGGTAAATATAAAAGTACATAAGATTTAAAGGAGAGATATATAATTAATGTCAATGAACAGATTCATGGAAGATACACCTTGTCAAACACATCtactttcagaaaatattaacaATCTTAATTAATAAAAGTAACTTTGCCAAACAAATACACTTAAAACTGCTTAATGTTCTAATTAAAAATCATAAttgtaaagtaaaaaaaaaaaaagtattaaataacTTAAAAACAGGCTGAGCCCTCAGAACACAGTCAGCGATGCCCTGCAGTTCTTTTGTCtgtgattttcaaaataattatacaGGGctccatttgccttttttatatAGGCTagtaaaaatatgtatgtaatTTTAGACAGGAAAACCTtctaaagagaaataatttggaTGCATCTGTATCTTAAGCTACATATAGCAATGAGCAATACAGTTTATCCTTACGAGCATGACTTACACATATACAGGATCACAGGCCACAAGTGAGAAGGAAGTGAAAGAGTAGCACAAagattcttccttctttctgcttgtgTAAGTGCATAACCTGACTCAAAAAGAAGAGTTCCTGTACTTCATGTGATACAACAAGGACTAACGGCAAAATTCTTGAACATTGATGATGCCAGTGATGACAACGGGAAAACTattcaaagtaaaataaatacttcataaAGATTTAAGGCACTTGATTAATTTCATCAGAATAACAAGAAATGTTAAGATAAATGTAACTGACACAGCATTATTACAGAGAATAACTGGTACTAGTTGTTTGatcaataaaactttaaaataccTATTTCAGACTAAAAGCCCAAATTCAGCAGGAGAGATGCTAACCATTTTAACAAGCTAAGTATAGGAGTAGATAATCCCACCTTTTAGAGTTCTCAAAATCAAAACCCAAtacttttctgaaaatgtatctTAACCAAAGTCATCAAGCTCAACATAATAAATGAGCTGAATGTAAATGTTTAAGATACACAGAAGTTCAAACTAAATGATCTAGAAGCCACTCATTTTCTTAACCTGTGTTAACTCTTGAATAAGGGAATAATGATATCAAAATAtaattaggaaaaagaaaatctacagAACTGCTTCTCCTATGTCTTTACtcaaaacaataacaaattcAATCATTTGTGTTTTATTGATTTATCGCACAAATTTTCAGCCTCTGCAGCACAAGACAAACCCCTTAGTTTCCAGTTTTCATATAAGCATTCATTAAAGTTGAATGATCTTGCAACaccttcaaataaaaataccCTTTATCAGTACTACTTAAAACTAAGAGTAATTTCAATctatttcagaaagcaaatcaaaagtGGTGAACAAAGGCTTTTCCTTGTACTACCTATGTTACTCATTTTCTCTTAACTAAATCTCCAGCACCAGTTTCATTGAAAGTATTTTATCAGGGGATAGGGCTATTTCAagagatttattatttttaagttacttaatcacagtatcagACATGTTTTTGAAATAGCATTTAATacacaagaaaaaattaagTCTTCCAATGCAGTAAGATCCTGAAAATCCAGTACTGCTGTTTCCAAATTACAAAGTACATACTCCATATACTGCAGGACTTAGTTCTACATTTTTTGTCACTTACTTTAGTGGAAATATAATTTAGcatacagaaaaacattttagtgACAAAGTTTGTCTTCACTACAGCATTAACTTTCCAGTTCAAGGGTGTAAGTCTCCCATTTGTACCATGACAATGAATCCCAAACCACTATAAATTAACCAAGGAGATGAAAATGTAGTTTTTATAGCATCAATACAATCTCACTTATTCTCTAGGACTTTTATcaactgttattttttatttacacatGGATACATACTcaacaatttctgttttctagtGTATTAAGTGAAAGAACAAGAACACACGAACAATAAACTCTGTACTTCACTGTTAAAAACACATCCAAAGAATGATAAAAGTGGCAGAAGATCAgcatttatcatttttttcttctcagaatgAAGGTTGGGGTGGGGTTAATCTTAGACATGAAGAACAGATTAGTcaactctgaaaacaaaataaattagattATCTTCACTGATGCTACCTGAAAGAACAGAGGTTTGTAAAAAACTAATGCTTTGGCCAATGTGAGTGATAAGACAAGAAGTAAAGCATGGTATGCCTGCTATCACCAACTTGTTTGTCCCTTCTGTGCCACTAAAGATTTTCAAGCATGTTCTCAGTCATATGGAACACACTCGGTATTTCCAACTccacatttattttgctgtcaaCTTTAGCTGTTTCTAAAGCTGTGATTTCTTAAATCCACCAAGAGCTAATGTTCAACATAGTCTAGCACAAGAAACCTTAAACTGCTTGGAACTGTGAAACATATGAGGATCCTGGTATATGTTTGGTTTCTTACAGTCTTTCCTTAAGTATCTGCTACTGGTCACTGTCAAGATATGGGACATGAGGCAACACAAATTTTCAGTCTGATTCAGTATAGTTctacttacagaaaataaaactccaAATTCATAATCTGAAAAGTGCTTACCTGGTGGAGGACCACCAAATTTTCTTTGCCCATTTTCTTGAACCAAGCTATATCCAGTCTTCTCCATCA from the Columba livia isolate bColLiv1 breed racing homer chromosome 4, bColLiv1.pat.W.v2, whole genome shotgun sequence genome contains:
- the RBM46 gene encoding probable RNA-binding protein 46 isoform X2, with protein sequence MGPVRMPSSMCKPARVAQAIADMHEESKGAANGCGKIRSGTQNEAALLALMEKTGYSLVQENGQRKFGGPPPGWEGPPPPRGCEVFVGKIPRDMYEDELVPVFERAGKIYEFRLMMEFSGENRGYAFVMYTTKEEAQLAIKFLNNYEIRPGKFIGVCVSLDNCRLFIGAIPKEKKKDEILNEMKKVTEGVVDVIVYPNATDKTKNRGFAFVEYESHRAAAMARRRLIPGTFQLWGHTIQVDWADPEKEVDEETMQRVKVLYVRNLMMSTTEETIKAEFNKFKPGVVERVKKLRDYAFVHFFHREDAVAAMSVMNGKCIDGASIEVTLAKPVNKESTWKQHFNGQISPGSENLLGFPNKEDGHQKSIGKPASLSVRLNGQHSPGPPEIERCTYQFFPGIKLTPISVYSLKSSHFSSAAMHLDYFCNKNNWAPPEYYLYSTTSQDGKILLVYKVFIPSIADSSQSYFMPDKLCTTVEGAKELAAQFTLLHLANCTPYLA
- the RBM46 gene encoding probable RNA-binding protein 46 isoform X1; the encoded protein is MGPVRMPSSMCKPARVAQAIADMHEESKGAANGCGKIRSGTQNEAALLALMEKTGYSLVQENGQRKFGGPPPGWEGPPPPRGCEVFVGKIPRDMYEDELVPVFERAGKIYEFRLMMEFSGENRGYAFVMYTTKEEAQLAIKFLNNYEIRPGKFIGVCVSLDNCRLFIGAIPKEKKKDEILNEMKKVTEGVVDVIVYPNATDKTKNRGFAFVEYESHRAAAMARRRLIPGTFQLWGHTIQVDWADPEKEVDEETMQRVKVLYVRNLMMSTTEETIKAEFNKFKPGVVERVKKLRDYAFVHFFHREDAVAAMSVMNGKCIDGASIEVTLAKPVNKESTWKQHFNGQISPGSENLLGFPNKEDGHQKSIGKPASLSVRLNGQHSPGPPEIERCTYQFFPGIKLTPISVYSLKSSHFSSAAMHLDYFCNKNNWAPPEYYLYSTTSQDGKILLVYKVFIPSIADSSQSYFMPDKLCTTVEGAKELAAQFTLLHLAPEQAYRTLLSLNATLWDSRANCTPYLA
- the RBM46 gene encoding probable RNA-binding protein 46 isoform X3 gives rise to the protein MHEESKGAANGCGKIRSGTQNEAALLALMEKTGYSLVQENGQRKFGGPPPGWEGPPPPRGCEVFVGKIPRDMYEDELVPVFERAGKIYEFRLMMEFSGENRGYAFVMYTTKEEAQLAIKFLNNYEIRPGKFIGVCVSLDNCRLFIGAIPKEKKKDEILNEMKKVTEGVVDVIVYPNATDKTKNRGFAFVEYESHRAAAMARRRLIPGTFQLWGHTIQVDWADPEKEVDEETMQRVKVLYVRNLMMSTTEETIKAEFNKFKPGVVERVKKLRDYAFVHFFHREDAVAAMSVMNGKCIDGASIEVTLAKPVNKESTWKQHFNGQISPGSENLLGFPNKEDGHQKSIGKPASLSVRLNGQHSPGPPEIERCTYQFFPGIKLTPISVYSLKSSHFSSAAMHLDYFCNKNNWAPPEYYLYSTTSQDGKILLVYKVFIPSIADSSQSYFMPDKLCTTVEGAKELAAQFTLLHLAPEQAYRTLLSLNATLWDSRANCTPYLA